A stretch of the Lactuca sativa cultivar Salinas chromosome 9, Lsat_Salinas_v11, whole genome shotgun sequence genome encodes the following:
- the LOC111903440 gene encoding COP9 signalosome complex subunit 8, translating to MDFSQLTDAMASRSYDKVADICDQLMLQIASQGVAFQDEWPYAVHLLGHIYLNDLNSARFLWKSVPLSIKESHPEVCAVWKIGQQLWIRNYAGVYDSIRSFNWSAEIQDFIASFSEKYTRRMLELLMSAYSTISIQDTALFLGMNENDATNYVMQQGWNVDAASQMLTVKKQVTVTEQKIDPSKLQRLTEYVFHLEH from the exons ATGGATTTCTCTCAACTCACAGACGCAATGGCGTCACGATCATATGACAAAGTCGCTGATATCTGCGATCAACTTATGCTTCAG ATTGCTTCACAAGGCGTTGCATTTCAAGACGAATGGCCGTATGCCGTTCATCTTCTAGGGCACATTTACCTTAATGATCT AAACAGTGCTCGATTTCTATGGAAATCTGTTCCACTTTCAATCAAGGAGAGTCATCCAGAAGTTTGTGCTGTATGGAAAATTGGACAGCAGTTATGGATTCGAAATTATGCAGGTGTCTATGATTCCATTCGATCATTCAATTGGAGTGCAGAAATTCAAGATTTCATTGCCTCATTTTCAG aaaaatacacaAGAAGAATGTTGGAGCTACTGATGTCTGCTTATTCAACTATAAGCATCCAAGATACTGCTCTCTTTTTGGGGATGAATGAGAATGATGCCACAAACT ATGTAATGCAACAAGGGTGGAATGTGGATGCAGCTTCTCAAATGCTTACAGTTAAGAAACAAGTGACTGTAACTGAACAGAAGATTGATCCTTCAAAATTGCAGCGTTTGACTGAATACGTGTTTCACCTTGAGCACTAA